One region of Vidua macroura isolate BioBank_ID:100142 chromosome 21, ASM2450914v1, whole genome shotgun sequence genomic DNA includes:
- the SNAPC4 gene encoding snRNA-activating protein complex subunit 4 isoform X3 yields MNHVYQDVVKEKIEEVELLIAQNREQQKEIVCELHGSKTTKAGDGRNLAANVFLGHFMKPYFKDKITGIGPPANEEAKEKAAQGIKSFEQLHSAKWKAAEKTLLQKSVVSDRLQRLLQPKLLKLSYWNQKLEKIKTDIERETLEKQIKDLEQEIEAINQLPESDLIGNRFDEHDWDKISNIHFDGQRNSEELRKFWQNWEHPSINKNEWTEEELERLKQIAAEHNYLDWQTIAQELGTNRTPFQCLQKYQLCNKDLKRKEWTKEEDQMLLELVQEMRVGSHIPYKKIAYYMEGRDSAQLIYRWTKSVDPSLRKGPWTAEEDAMLMAAVNKYGEKGWYKIRTEVPGRSDAQCRDRYLKALHWDVKKGKWSLQEEEQLIELVQKHGLGCWSKIASELPHRTGAQCQSKWKFMIGSKKKRSGATKRRHAESSSPSECSSEEDMELADSSEEEKVTSTTRKEESAVPSIDLWIPTGMDIKGSTRERHQIQSLLSAARAGAGSSCCDVPGAGCDGDRAADKSSELSTLLRGITNAYSTDVLVKNPAEVMAKASQCGKHMLQVSLEEVRAILKNNTSFQRKLMLRPPVSLLAKAPGVAAAVDQDVQGLPRGARRHWRRLSLDRKLLMAVTPWVGNVLLPRTLQAGRMAFHQTKAAAIHEKVKSVSLTSTPLFALLIQLFQIDTKGCMKIIKERQLRQLELLKANTRSPQQASQNTETSSGNSSQACSQKNSQQGIPKSAGRKPPALRAGASPTGALESCAPAVQGAPPAQGQRHKPKTVSELLQEKRLRAYQAKAAMLRTVLVAPQVLVSGPLIIQHPPQQIIPSAQAGSTPAAAAGTHSQVQGSPVPTRTSAAGSASAPVPEKHSSAVPATGESPGCSQRTDLQSSKELKKEVLESSPGGGVSPGVSPAAAEKAPDQGGRNGQVTASSSVSAVLQNQVFVPHQITVVALGLESGTNKLSLSTPVTCELKSNGPQQRPVSLLPALVTPQAASPVIPNSILPFKWVVTPQGLLHSVVQTVVGVPQGMPAAAGGSQGQTAVTSNGNVSALGGTPVPAETNPPHPSSAKTKGPSSQLAGVPLGKAADQSTILLPVTSVSPGCTTSSVSAVSPTCSAGSSTAPDSSAAPAAPPAASPALCAVVLPQTQPPASTQGSDSQPVPSLSCLGRSSDSITTNGSSSNPGSIRGVVLCPGAAAPHSNVPGSSACFGAQALRNRPIASKPPSADVPPQPSTSRAEKNLLDFSLISLEDQGLVKEWMSGKQGVQVPSLQTRLPYLPPFLCSIKTLSKLLLQKAALEKQAASLLPSEASGNGGTGDVFHAIGELVQQKLGDNPAYLLLKARFLSAFTLPAVLATLPPPKVTTTLSGIGKQLEESDDEEWQSEKNVFELIGLQEHWRLGDEPGDKDADLLNQGMGAEESPAQSAWGSCTDVADARAPQSRRSARFRKRRRI; encoded by the exons ATGAACCATGTGTACCAGGACGTTGTCAAGGAAAAGATTGAGGAGGTGGAGCTGCTCATTGCACAAAACAGAGAACAGCAG AAGGAAATCGTGTGTGAGCTTCATGGTTCAAAAACAACCAAGGCAGGAGATGGCAGAAATCTAGCAGCAAATGTGTTTTTGGGTCATTTCATGAAGCCATACTTCAAGGATAAAATAACAGGAATT GGCCCTCCTGCCAATGAAGAGGCCAAGGAAAAGGCAGCTCAGGGCATAAAATCCTTTGAACAGCTGCATTCAGCCAAGT GGAAAGCTGCAGAGAAGACGCTGCTGCAGAAATCCGTGGTGAGCGACCGCCTGCAGCGCCTGCTCCAGCCAAAGCTGCTCAA GTTGAGTTATTGGAATCAGAAACTGGAGAAAATCAAGACTGACATAGAAAGAGAGACCTTGGAAAAGCAAATCAAAGACTTGGAGCAAGAAATAGAAGCAATTAA CCAACTCCCAGAAAGTGACTTAATAGGAAACAGATTCGATGAGCACGACTGGGACAAAATTTCAAACATCCAT tttgatgGACAACGTAACTCAGAAGAACTGAGGAAGTTTTGGCAAAATTGGGAGCATCCAAGTATCAACAAAAACGAATGGACTGAGGAGGAACTGGAGAGGCTGAAGCAGATAGCTGCTGAACACAACTACCTGGACTGGCAGACCAttgcccaggagctgggg ACAAACAGGACACCTTTCCAGTGCTTGCAGAAATACCAACTCTGTAACAaagatttaaaaaggaaagaatggaCCAAGGAGGAGGATCAGATGCTTTTAGAGCTTGTTCAAGAGATGAGAGTGGGAAGCCATATCCCATACAAGAAAA TTGCTTATTACATGGAAGGAAGAGATTCTGCTCAGCTGATTTACCGCTGGACAAAGAGTGTGGACCCCAGCTTGAGGAAAGGACCCTGGACAGCAGAGGAAGATGCT ATGCTGATGGCTGCAGTTAACAAGTACGGGGAGAAGGGCTGGTACAAAATCCGGACGGAAGTGCCGGGCAGGAGCGACGCCCAGTGCCGGGACCG gtatttaaaagcaTTGCACTGGGATGTAAAGAAAGGCAAGTGGAGCTtgcaggaagaggagcagctgaTTGAACTGGTTCAAAAGCACGGCCTGG GTTGCTGGAGTAAAATAGCTTCAGAGCTGCCACATCGGACTGGTGCCCAATGCCAGAGCAAGTGGAAATTCATGATTGGCTCTAAG AAGAAAAGATCTGGGGCAACCAAACGGCGCCACGCTGAGAGCTCCAGCCCTTCAGAGTGCAGCAGTGAGGAGGACATGGAGCTGGCAGACAGctcagaggaggagaaggtgacCAGCACCACGAGAAAGGAGGAGTCTGCAGTCCCCAGCATTGACCTGTGGATACCAACAGGGATGGACATCAAGGGGTCAACCAGAGAGAGACACCAAATCCAatccctcctctctgctgccagggctggcgcagggagcagctgctgtgatgTTCCAGGGGCAGGGTGTGATGGAGACAGAGCTGCTGATAAATCATCTGAGCTGAGCACCCTGCTGAGGGGCATTACAAACGCCTATTCCACAGATGTGCTGGTGAAGAATCCAGCAGAAGTGATGGCCAAG GCTTCCCAGTGTGGAAAACACATGCTGCAGGTCAGCCTGGAGGAAGTGAGAGCAATATTAAAGAACAACACGAGCTTCCAGAGGAAACTG ATGCTAAGACCTCCTGTCAGCCTTTTAGCCAAGGCCCctggagtggctgcagctgttgACCAGGAtgtgcaggggctgcccaggggagcTCGGCGCCACTGGAGGAGGCTGAGCCTGGACAGGAAGCTGCTGATGGCAGTGACCCCTTGGGTGGGCAATGTGCTGCTGCCCCGCACCTTGCAGGCTGGGAGGATGGCTTTCCACCAGACAAAAG ctgctgctatTCACGAGAAGGTTAAGTCAGTCAGTCTCACCAGCACTCCCCTGTTTGCACTGCTCATTCAG CTCTTCCAGATTGATACCAAAGGCTGTATGAAGATTATTAAGGAGAGGCAGCTGAGGCAGTTGGAGCTGCTTAAGGCTAATACAAGGAGCCCTCAGCAG GCTTCCCAAAATACAGAGACTTCTTCAG GCAACTCATCCCAAGCTTGCTCTCAGAAGAATTCCCAACAGGGCATCCCAAAGAGTGCTGGCAGGAAACCTCCTGCCTTGAGAGCAGGGGCCAGCCCCACTGGTGCCTTGGAgagctgtgccccagctgtgcagggagctcccccagcccaggggcaAAGGCACAAGCCCAAAACTGTCTCGGAATTGCTGCAAGAGAAACGTTTGAGGGCGTACCAGGCCAAGGCAGCCATGCTGAGGACAGTGCTGGTTGCCCCACAAGTGCTGGTTTCAGGGCCTTTGATAATCCAGCACCCACCACAGCAAATCATTCCCTCTGCACAAGCAGGGAgcacacctgcagcagctgctgggacacaTAGCCAAGTACAGGGTTCACCAGTGCCCACAAGGACTTCTGCTGCAGGTTCTGCTTCTGCTCCTGTGCCTGAAAAGCAttcctcagcagtgccagcaactggggagagccctggctgctcaCAAAGGACAGATCTACAGTCAAGTAAGGAACTAAAAAAGGAAGTTCTGGAAAGCAGCCCTGGAGGAGGGGTTTCTCCAGGTGTGagtccagctgcagcagagaaggcCCCAGACCAGGGAGGGCGCAATGGTCaggtcacagccagcagctcagtTTCAGCAGTGTTGCAAAACCAGGTTTTTGTGCCTCACCAGATCACAGTGGTGGCTCTTGGCCTGGAGTCTGGCACCAATAAATTGTCCCTTTCCACACCAGTCACCTGTGAGCTGAAGAGTAACGGGCCACAGCAGAGGCCAGTcagcctgctgcctgctcttgtCACTCCACAGGCTGCTTCTCCTGTGATTCCCAACAGCATCCTGCCCTTCAAGTGGGTTGTAACTCCCCAGGGTCTGCTCCACAGTGTTGTGCAGACTGTGGTGGGTGTTCCCCAGGGaatgccagctgctgctgggggaagtCAGGGTCAGACAGCTGTGACTTCCAATGGCAATGTCTCTGCTTTGGGAGGGACTCCTGTACCAGCTGAAACAAATCCACCTCACCCCAGCAGTGCAAAGACAAAAGGGCCAAGTTCCCAGCTGGCAGGAGTTCCTTTGGGAAAGGCAGCTGACCAATCCACAATTCTCTTACCTGTGACCTCGGTGAGTCCTGGATGCACCACATCCAGTGTTTCTGCTGTAAGCCCTACGTGTTCAGCTGGCTCCTCCACGGCTCCAGactcctctgcagctccagctgcccctccagctgccagcccagccctgtgtgctgtGGTGCTGCCCCAAACACAGCCCCCTGCCAGCACTCAGGGCTCTGattcccagcctgtgcccagtCTCAGCTGCTTGGGAAGGAGCAGTGACTCCATCACAACAAACGGATCATCCTCCAATCCAGGCAGCATCAGAGGGGTTGTGCTCtgtccaggagctgcagctcctcacagcaaTGTCCCAGGGAGCTCTGCCTGCTTTGGTGCCCAGGCACTGAGGAACAGACCCATTGCCTCCAAACCACCGAGTGCTGACGTCCCTCCCCAGCCAAGCACCTCCCGTGCAGAGAAGAATCTCCTTGACTTCAGCCTGATCTCCCTGGAGGACCAGGGGCTGGTGAAGGAGTGGATGAGTGGGAAACAAGGGGTTCAGGTGCCATCACTGCAGACCAGGCTGCCTTATCTGCctcctttcctctgcagcaTAAAAACCCTCTCAAAGCTCCttctgcagaaagcagctctggagaaaCAAGCAGCCTCTCTCCTGCCCTCTGAGGCCAGTGGGaatgggggcactggggatgTTTTCCATGCTATTGGAGAACTGGTGCAGCAGAAACTGGGTGATAACCCTGCTTACCTCCTGCTGAAAGCCAGATTCCTGTCAGCCTTCACACTCCCAGCTGTCCTGGCAACTCTGCCTCCTCCCAAAGTGACAACAACTCTGTCAGGCATCGGGAAACAACTTGAGGAGAGTGATGACGAGGAGTGGCAGAgtgagaaaaatgtgtttgaattAATAGGCCTACAGGAGCACTGGAGACTTGGGGATGAGCCTGGAGACAAAGATGCTGATTTACTAAATCAG GGCATGGGGGCCGAGGAGAGCCCTGCTCAGTCTGCCTGGGGCTCCTGCACTGATGTGGCTGATGCCAGAGCTCCCCAAAGCAGGAGAAGTGCCCGCttcaggaagaggaggaggatatGA